Proteins encoded together in one Canis lupus familiaris isolate Mischka breed German Shepherd chromosome 25, alternate assembly UU_Cfam_GSD_1.0, whole genome shotgun sequence window:
- the GPR12 gene encoding G-protein coupled receptor 12, producing MNEDLKVNLSGLPRDYLDAGAAENVSAAVSSQVPVAEPEPELVVNPWDIVLCTSGTLISCENAIVVLIIFHNPSLRAPMFLLIGSLALADLMAGIGLIINFVFAYLLQSEATKLVTIGLIVASFSASVCSLLAITVDRYLSLYYALTYHSERTVTFTYVMLIMLWGTSICLGLLPVMGWNCLRDESTCSVVRPLTKNNTAILSVSFLFMFALMLQLYIQICKIVMRHAHQIALQHHFLATSHYVTTRKGVSTLAIILGTFAACWMPFTLYSLIADYTYPSIYTYATLLPATYNSIINPVIYAFRNQEIQKALCLICCGCIPSSLSQRARSPSDV from the coding sequence ATGAATGAAGACCTGAAGGTCAATTTAAGCGGGCTGCCTCGGGATTATTTAGATGCTGGCGCTGCGGAGAACGTCTCGGCTGCCGTCTCCTCCCAGGTTCCTGTTGCAGAGCCGGAGCCGGAGCTCGTTGTCAACCCGTGGGACATTGTCTTGTGCACCTCAGGAACCCTCATCTCCTGTGAAAATGCCATTGTGGTCCTTATCATCTTCCATAACCCCAGCCTGCGAGCACCCATGTTCCTGCTAATAGGCAGCCTGGCTCTTGCAGACTTGATGGCTGGCATCGGACTCatcatcaattttgtttttgcctACCTGCTTCAGTCAGAAGCCACCAAGCTGGTCACCATCGGACTCATCGtggcctctttctctgcctctgtctgcagCTTGCTGGCTATCACCGTTGACCGCTACCTCTCCCTGTATTACGCCCTGACATACCACTCGGAGAGGACGGTCACGTTCACCTATGTCATGCTCATCATGCTCTGGGGGACCTCCATCTGCCTGGGACTGCTGCCTGTCATGGGCTGGAACTGCCTCAGAGACGAGTCCACATGCAGCGTGGTCAGACCTCTCACCAAGAACAACACGGCCAtcctttctgtctccttcctcttcatGTTTGCGCTCATGCTTCAGCTCTACATCCAGATCTGCAAGATCGTGATGAGGCACGCCCATCAGATAGCCCTGCAGCATCACTTCCTGGCCACCTCCCACTATGTAACCACCCGGAAAGGGGTCTCCACCCTGGCCATCATTCTGGGGACCTTTGCTGCTTGCTGGATGCCTTTCACCCTCTATTCCTTGATAGCCGATTACACCTACCCCTCCATTTACACCTACGCCACCCTCCTGCCCGCCACCTACAACTCCATCATCAACCCTGTCATATATGCTTTCAGAAACCAAGAGATCCAGAAAGCCCTCTGTCTCATTTGCTGTGGCTGCATCCCCTCCAGCCTCTCCCAGAGAGCGCGGTCACCCAGCGATGTGTAG